In Equus caballus isolate H_3958 breed thoroughbred chromosome 26, TB-T2T, whole genome shotgun sequence, the following are encoded in one genomic region:
- the ADARB1 gene encoding double-stranded RNA-specific editase 1 isoform X4, translating to MDLEDEENMSSGSTDVKENCNLDNVPPKDSSTPGPGEGAPLSNGGGGASRKRPLEEGSNGHAKFRLKKRRRTPGPALPKNALMQLNEIKPGLQYMLLSQTGPVHAPLFVMSVEVNGQVFEGSGPTKKKAKLHAAEKALRSFVQFPNASEAHLAMGRTLSANTDFTSDQADFPDTLFNGFETPDRSDVPFYLGSNGDDSFSSSGDLSLSASPVPASLVQPPLPVPPPFPPPSGKNPVMILNELRPGLKYDFLSESGESHAKNFVMSVVVDGQFFEGSGRNKKLAKARAAQSALATIFNLHLDQTPSRQPIPSEGLQLHLPQVLADAVARLVLDKFGDLTDNFSSPHARRKVLAGVVMTTGTDVKDAKVISISTGTKCINGEYMSDRGLALNDCHAEIIARRSLLRFLYTQLELYLNNKDDQKRSIFQKSERGGFRLKENVQFHLYISTSPCGDARIFSPHEPILEEPADRHPNRKARGQLRTKIESGEGTIPVRSNASIQTWDGVLQGERLLTMSCSDKMARWNVVGIQGSLLSIFVEPIYFSSIILGSLYHGDHLSRAMYQRISNIEDLPPLYTLNKPLLSGISNAEARQPGKAPNFSVNWTVGDAAIEVINATTGKDELGRASRLCSLQLITLQDH from the exons ATGGATTTAGAAGACGAAGAAAACATGA GTTCAGGCAGCACAGATGTTAAGGAAAACTGCAATCTGGACAACGTGCCCCCCAAGGACAGCAGCACACCGGGGCCTGGCGAGGGCGCCCCGCTCTCCAATGGGGGCGGCGGTGCCAGCAGGAAGCGGCCCCTGGAGGAGGGCAGCAACGGCCACGCCAAGTTCCGcctgaagaagagaaggaggacgCCGGGGCCCGCCCTGCCCAAGAACGCGCTGATGCAGCTGAACGAGATCAAGCCTGGCCTGCAGTACATGCTGCTGTCCCAGACGGGGCCCGTGCATGCGCCGCTGTTCGTCATGTCCGTGGAGGTGAATGGGCAGGTGTTCGAGGGCTCGGGCCCCACGAAGAAGAAGGCCAAGCTGCACGCCGCCGAGAAGGCCCTGCGGTCCTTTGTGCAGTTCCCCAACGCCTCCGAGGCCCACCTGGCCATGGGGAGGACCCTGTCCGCCAACACGGACTTCACGTCCGACCAGGCCGACTTCCCCGACACGCTCTTCAACGGCTTCGAGACCCCGGACAGGTCGGACGTGCCCTTCTACCTGGGTTCCAACGGTGATGACTCCTTCAGCTCCAGCGGGGACCTCAGCCTGTCGGCGTCCCCAGTGCCTGCGAGCCTGGTGCAGCCTCCCCTCCCGGTCCcaccacccttcccacccccgaGCGGGAAGAACCCCGTGATGATCTTGAATGAGCTGCGCCCAGGACTGAAGTACGACTTCCTCTCAGAGAGCGGGGAGAGCCACGCCAAGAACTTTGTCATGTCCGTGGTCGTGGACGGGCAGTTCTTTGAAGGCTCGGGGAGGAACAAAAAGCTGGCCAAGGCCCGGGCCGCGCAGTCTGCCCTGGCAACCATTTTCAATTTGCACTTGGACCAGACGCCATCTCGCCAGCCCATCCCCAGCGAAGGCCTCCAATTGCACTTACCACAG GTGTTAGCGGATGCTGTGGCCCGCCTGGTTCTGGATAAGTTTGGTGACCTGACGGACAACTTCTCCTCCCCTCACGCGCGCAGGAAAGTTCTTGCCGGAGTCGTCATGACAACAG gcACAGATGTTAAAGATGCCAAAGTGATAAGTATTTCAACAGGAACAAAATGTATTAATGGCGAATACATGAGTGATCGTGGCCTTGCATTGAACGACTGCCATGCAGAAATAATAGCTCGAAGATCCTTGCTTAGATTTCTTTATACACAACTTGAGCTGTACTTAAA TAACAAAGATGATCAAAAGAGGTCCATCTTTCAGAAATCCGAGCGAGGGGGGTTTAGGCTGAAGGAGAATGTGCAGTTCCATCTCTACATCAGCACGTCTCCCTGTGGAGACGCCAGGATTTTCTCGCCACACGAGCCGATCCTGGAAG AACCAGCAGACAGACACCCGAACCGTAAAGCCAGAGGGCAGCTGCGGACAAAAATAGAGTCTGGCGAGGGGACGATCCCAGTCCGGTCGAATGCGAGCATCCAGACGTGGGACGGGGTCCTGCAGGGGGAGAGGCTGCTCACCATGTCCTGTAGCGACAAGATGGCGCG gtgGAATGTGGTGGGCATCCAGGGATCCCTGCTCAGCATCTTCGTGGAGCCAATTTACTTCTCGAGCATCATCCTGGGCAGCCTCTACCACGGGGACCATCTCTCCAGGGCCATGTACCAGCGCATCTCGAACATCGAGGACCTGCCCCCTCTCTACACCCTCAACAAGCCCCTGCTCAGCG